A portion of the Rahnella variigena genome contains these proteins:
- a CDS encoding ABC transporter ATP-binding protein, giving the protein MIDVRNLNLTFGEGAKTTQVLTDVNIAVREGEIFGLVGESGSGKTTVLKCLAGLFTHWKGELKIDGQQLEHRIGRDRCRLVQMVFQDPYGSLHPRHTIGDILEEPLQIHRIDQRDQRINTILEKVGLNRAFRSRYPHQLSGGQRQRVAIARALILKPRVLLLDEPTSALDVSVQAEVLNLLFDLQKEEGLTYLMVTHDLGVIAHLCQRVAVMKYGKILETLETDALLRGDITDDYTRVLVDASRDYSREMAAKVML; this is encoded by the coding sequence ATGATTGATGTGCGCAACCTGAACCTGACGTTTGGCGAAGGCGCGAAAACCACGCAGGTGCTGACGGATGTGAATATCGCCGTGCGTGAAGGCGAGATTTTCGGGCTGGTGGGCGAATCCGGTTCCGGTAAAACCACGGTGCTGAAATGTCTGGCGGGGTTGTTTACTCACTGGAAGGGCGAGCTGAAAATCGATGGCCAGCAGCTTGAGCACCGCATCGGACGCGACCGCTGTCGTCTGGTGCAGATGGTGTTTCAGGATCCTTACGGCTCCTTGCATCCGCGCCATACTATCGGCGACATTCTGGAAGAACCGCTGCAAATTCACCGTATCGACCAGCGTGATCAGCGCATTAATACCATTCTGGAGAAAGTCGGCCTGAACCGTGCGTTCCGCAGCCGTTATCCGCATCAGCTTTCCGGCGGCCAGCGCCAGCGCGTGGCAATTGCGCGGGCGCTGATCCTCAAACCGCGCGTGTTACTTCTCGACGAACCGACTTCTGCGCTGGATGTGTCGGTACAGGCAGAAGTCCTCAATTTGCTGTTCGATCTTCAAAAAGAGGAAGGCCTGACTTATCTGATGGTCACCCACGATTTGGGTGTGATCGCCCATCTCTGCCAGCGCGTCGCGGTGATGAAATACGGCAAAATCCTTGAAACACTGGAAACCGATGCCCTGCTGCGCGGCGATATCACGGACGATTACACCCGCGTGCTGGTCGACGCCAGCCGTGACTACAGCCGTGAAATGGCGGCGAAAGTGATGTTATGA
- a CDS encoding helix-turn-helix transcriptional regulator: MDLSLSRPDEIVKMLCDRLRNERLSQQMTQADVAARAGVGVNTVSNLESGKNVGFENVIRVAMVLGRLSELEELFKPKVDSLDDILRYESSLKRQRIRKKTDDA, translated from the coding sequence ATGGATTTAAGTCTCAGCAGACCCGATGAAATTGTTAAAATGCTTTGTGACCGTCTGCGTAACGAACGGCTGTCACAGCAAATGACACAGGCTGATGTGGCAGCAAGGGCTGGCGTCGGCGTTAATACGGTTTCCAATCTCGAATCGGGAAAAAATGTGGGCTTTGAGAATGTGATCAGAGTAGCGATGGTACTTGGACGCCTGAGCGAACTCGAAGAACTTTTTAAGCCGAAAGTTGACAGTCTGGACGACATTCTCCGCTATGAAAGTAGCCTGAAACGCCAGCGGATCAGAAAGAAGACTGACGATGCCTGA
- a CDS encoding type II toxin-antitoxin system HipA family toxin, producing the protein MPDKIEVYYEGWSEHWLLGTLVSSTALTGRPVILFEYSDEALRKGLELSSYTLPLRGSKLRREFPLHQLGLPAPVYDSLPDGWGMLLMDRLFRQRGLNAARIGPLERLTYIGSNAMGAMSFRPAQPEASPPEEDIPLVQLASEVQEVLDGEGGEFLQRLMKMGGSPQGARPKALLCRDPVTGIFTTKSAPDLENWLIKFPARQEHPEVCAIEAVYAQSLRNCNIVTPDSQYFSLPGGQAAFASKRFDRQQGVRVPMQSLAAFTGANYQSPGALDYTNFLRATQMCTNDVREKARAFERAVFNIAFNNRDDHPKNFSYLMASSGQWTLAPAYDVTYCDGPGGYHQMDVMGEALDIERKHVMALGMQEAELTSQETELIIEKICEAAASFAALCQEMFHHQITFETRNTIQATINANIKRLSN; encoded by the coding sequence ATGCCTGATAAAATAGAAGTGTATTACGAAGGATGGAGCGAACACTGGCTGTTGGGAACTCTAGTGTCTTCCACTGCGCTTACCGGTCGTCCGGTCATCTTGTTCGAATACAGTGATGAAGCCTTACGCAAAGGGCTGGAATTGTCTTCATATACGCTGCCGTTGCGCGGGTCCAAACTACGCAGAGAATTTCCCTTACATCAGCTGGGTTTGCCTGCGCCTGTCTATGACTCATTACCCGACGGTTGGGGGATGCTCCTGATGGACAGATTGTTCAGACAGCGTGGTCTCAACGCAGCGCGGATTGGGCCGCTGGAGCGACTCACCTATATCGGAAGTAATGCGATGGGGGCGATGTCATTCCGGCCTGCGCAACCGGAAGCATCTCCTCCTGAAGAAGACATTCCGCTCGTTCAATTAGCGTCTGAAGTTCAGGAAGTACTCGATGGTGAAGGTGGCGAGTTTTTGCAAAGATTGATGAAAATGGGTGGATCTCCGCAAGGTGCGAGACCCAAAGCGTTGCTTTGCCGTGATCCTGTGACGGGGATATTTACGACTAAGTCTGCTCCAGACCTGGAAAACTGGCTGATTAAATTTCCTGCCCGGCAGGAACATCCTGAAGTCTGTGCCATTGAGGCGGTCTATGCGCAAAGTCTGCGCAACTGCAATATTGTCACGCCGGATTCTCAGTATTTCAGTCTGCCGGGTGGGCAAGCTGCATTCGCCAGTAAACGTTTTGACCGCCAACAAGGGGTGAGAGTACCCATGCAAAGTCTCGCCGCATTCACCGGCGCTAACTACCAGTCCCCCGGGGCGCTCGATTACACCAATTTTTTACGTGCCACGCAGATGTGTACGAATGATGTTCGTGAAAAAGCTCGCGCGTTTGAGCGAGCGGTATTCAATATTGCGTTCAATAACCGCGACGACCATCCAAAAAATTTCTCTTACCTGATGGCATCTTCGGGTCAATGGACACTGGCACCGGCTTACGATGTCACTTATTGCGACGGGCCAGGCGGTTATCATCAGATGGATGTGATGGGTGAGGCACTCGACATCGAAAGGAAACATGTCATGGCGCTGGGCATGCAGGAAGCTGAATTAACCTCTCAGGAAACAGAACTTATTATTGAGAAAATATGTGAAGCTGCTGCCAGTTTTGCCGCGTTGTGTCAGGAGATGTTCCACCATCAAATCACGTTCGAAACGCGCAATACGATCCAGGCAACCATTAATGCCAATATAAAGCGGCTTTCAAACTAG
- a CDS encoding GNAT family N-acetyltransferase: MSAIHTIRTELRYLVRELGLLDKNCFRSGLSLTQAHLLTYLSKNGVTSFAELCLQLSMDKASLSRTLNVLAGKNYVEPVAGVKDKRQKSFQLTAAGARSLETADDAADNELSFIDNAMALQDAQEIINGLRALRINTFRRNAARHPQRIQIEIMRSNYLPEVTKLLTETFAQEQNIPAELISLPPQLKSQCWIVRSGEYVMGTVSCWYENNHWHWGRFAVNPCYRGMGIGKQLARVSLQEMLEQTDKVLLDARDSTVKIISDLGGVITGPTTDFYGMPITPMRLKKEDFQNATA; encoded by the coding sequence ATGTCGGCCATTCACACGATCCGTACCGAGCTCCGCTATCTTGTCAGGGAGCTCGGGCTGCTGGATAAAAACTGTTTTCGCTCGGGTTTATCCCTGACACAGGCGCATCTGCTGACCTATCTGTCGAAGAATGGCGTGACGTCTTTTGCCGAATTATGTCTGCAGCTGAGTATGGATAAGGCGTCACTGAGCCGGACGCTGAACGTGCTGGCCGGGAAAAATTATGTTGAACCGGTGGCGGGTGTCAAAGACAAACGGCAGAAAAGTTTTCAGCTGACGGCGGCGGGTGCGCGGAGTTTAGAGACGGCGGATGACGCGGCGGATAATGAATTATCATTTATCGATAATGCAATGGCGTTGCAGGATGCGCAGGAAATAATAAACGGGTTACGTGCGCTGAGAATTAACACCTTCCGGCGTAATGCTGCACGTCATCCGCAAAGAATACAAATTGAAATAATGCGCAGTAATTACCTGCCGGAAGTGACGAAACTATTAACTGAGACCTTTGCGCAGGAGCAGAATATTCCGGCGGAACTGATTTCATTACCGCCGCAGTTGAAAAGTCAGTGCTGGATAGTCCGCTCGGGGGAATATGTTATGGGCACCGTTTCCTGCTGGTATGAAAATAATCACTGGCACTGGGGACGGTTTGCGGTGAATCCGTGCTATCGCGGAATGGGGATCGGTAAACAACTGGCGCGTGTTTCATTGCAGGAGATGCTGGAGCAAACGGATAAAGTGCTGCTGGATGCGCGGGATTCCACGGTGAAAATCATCAGTGATCTGGGCGGTGTAATCACCGGCCCGACCACCGATTTTTACGGTATGCCGATTACACCGATGCGCCTTAAAAAAGAAGATTTTCAAAACGCGACCGCCTGA
- a CDS encoding glycoside hydrolase family 10 protein produces the protein MEFIIARSQDISAIKIVKTSATLIGLALLLASCSSKPPKSLVTPLPPVSKQPLPGKSAQSHEPVRGVWLATVSRLDWPPVSSVTASSPAARISQQKKALTDKLDKLQSLGINTVFFQVKPDGTALWASKILPWSDTLTGKIGQDPGYDPLQFMLDEAHKRGMKVHAWFNPYRVSVNTKPSTVAELNNTLPLHPASVFVLHRDWIRTASDRFVLDPGIPEARDWITSIVAEVVSRYPVDGVQFDDYFYTEAPGSTLDDNLTFRRYGHGFASKADWRRHNTQLLIEQVSRTIKQLKPGVEFGVSPAGVWRNVSHDPAGSYTSGAAAYDEAYADTRLWVQQGLLDYIAPQLYWPFARKAARYDVLAQWWAEVVKPTHTRLYIGVALYKVGEPSKSEPDWMISGGVPELKKQLDMNESNPQIQGTILFRENYLNQPQTQEAVSYLKRRWGNAG, from the coding sequence ATGGAGTTTATCATCGCCCGATCACAAGACATTTCAGCGATCAAGATCGTCAAAACATCAGCGACCCTGATAGGGCTGGCGCTGTTACTGGCCAGTTGCTCTTCGAAGCCGCCGAAATCACTGGTCACGCCGCTGCCACCGGTGTCCAAACAGCCACTGCCGGGTAAATCTGCGCAGTCGCATGAACCGGTGCGCGGTGTATGGCTGGCGACGGTTTCCCGTCTCGACTGGCCGCCGGTGTCTTCGGTGACGGCCAGCAGTCCGGCTGCACGCATCAGCCAGCAGAAAAAGGCTCTGACTGACAAACTCGACAAGCTGCAAAGTCTCGGAATAAACACCGTATTCTTCCAGGTGAAACCGGATGGCACGGCGCTGTGGGCCTCTAAAATCCTGCCGTGGTCGGATACGCTGACCGGCAAAATCGGCCAGGATCCGGGCTATGATCCGTTGCAGTTTATGCTCGATGAAGCGCATAAGCGCGGAATGAAGGTCCACGCCTGGTTTAACCCTTACCGCGTGTCGGTCAACACCAAACCTTCTACCGTGGCTGAGCTGAACAACACGCTGCCACTGCATCCTGCCAGCGTATTTGTCCTGCACCGCGACTGGATCCGCACCGCCAGCGACCGCTTTGTGCTCGACCCTGGTATTCCCGAAGCGCGCGACTGGATAACCAGCATCGTGGCCGAAGTGGTGTCGCGTTATCCGGTGGATGGCGTGCAGTTTGATGACTATTTCTATACTGAAGCGCCGGGTTCGACGCTTGACGATAATCTGACGTTCCGGCGCTACGGACACGGATTTGCCTCGAAAGCCGACTGGCGACGCCATAATACCCAGCTGCTAATTGAGCAGGTTTCACGCACCATTAAACAGCTGAAACCCGGCGTGGAATTTGGCGTCAGTCCGGCAGGCGTTTGGCGGAATGTATCGCACGATCCGGCAGGTTCCTACACCTCTGGCGCGGCGGCCTATGATGAGGCGTATGCCGATACCCGTCTCTGGGTGCAGCAGGGTTTGCTTGATTACATCGCGCCGCAACTTTACTGGCCTTTTGCCCGCAAAGCCGCCCGTTATGATGTGCTGGCGCAGTGGTGGGCGGAAGTGGTGAAACCCACCCATACGCGCCTCTACATTGGTGTCGCACTGTATAAAGTGGGTGAACCTTCGAAGAGTGAACCCGACTGGATGATTAGCGGCGGCGTGCCTGAGCTGAAAAAACAGCTCGATATGAATGAATCCAACCCGCAAATTCAGGGCACGATTCTGTTCAGGGAAAACTACCTCAACCAGCCGCAGACGCAGGAAGCCGTCAGCTACCTGAAACGCAGATGGGGCAACGCAGGCTGA
- a CDS encoding DMT family transporter: MDSRKPLDGFASSVMVGLCIIWGMQQVAIKSAAADITPLLQVALRSGMAGLAVMILMLIRQRKIPFSAQTLRPGLLVGLLFSVEFMFVAEGLRFTTAAHMAVFLYTAPIFAALGLHFLVPEERLSRLQWSGVGITFLGVVVAFLFGGNNSTAPQASNMLLGDFFGLLAGAFWGMTTIVVRRSALSSGSATMTLFYQLAGAFVLLGAMALLTGQTQFRLTPVSVSSMVFQTVIVTFGSYLAWFSLMRRYQASRLGILSFMTPVFGIIAGVVFLHEPLKINFIAGALLIMLGILTVSAEGMLRQWIAKRRLGKLR, from the coding sequence ATGGACTCGCGTAAACCGCTGGACGGATTTGCCAGCAGCGTGATGGTTGGGCTTTGTATTATCTGGGGTATGCAGCAGGTGGCGATCAAAAGCGCCGCAGCGGATATCACGCCGTTGTTACAGGTGGCGCTGCGCTCGGGCATGGCGGGGCTGGCGGTGATGATCCTGATGCTCATCCGCCAGCGAAAAATCCCGTTCAGCGCACAGACGCTGCGCCCCGGATTGCTGGTCGGTTTGCTGTTCTCCGTTGAATTTATGTTTGTCGCTGAAGGGCTGCGGTTCACGACTGCCGCTCACATGGCGGTTTTCCTGTATACCGCACCGATTTTCGCTGCGCTCGGTCTGCATTTTCTGGTGCCGGAAGAACGCCTGAGCCGCCTGCAATGGTCCGGCGTCGGCATCACCTTTCTCGGCGTAGTTGTCGCTTTCCTGTTTGGCGGCAATAATTCTACGGCACCGCAGGCCAGCAATATGCTGCTCGGCGATTTCTTCGGCCTGCTGGCCGGTGCCTTTTGGGGCATGACCACTATCGTGGTGCGTCGCAGCGCGTTATCTTCCGGCAGCGCCACCATGACGCTGTTTTATCAGCTGGCTGGCGCGTTCGTTTTGCTTGGTGCCATGGCGTTACTGACCGGTCAGACGCAGTTTCGCCTGACGCCGGTTTCTGTCAGCAGCATGGTATTTCAGACCGTGATCGTGACGTTCGGCAGTTATCTGGCGTGGTTCAGCCTGATGCGCCGTTATCAGGCTTCGCGTCTGGGGATCCTCTCGTTTATGACGCCGGTTTTCGGCATTATTGCGGGCGTGGTTTTTCTGCATGAACCGCTGAAAATCAACTTTATCGCCGGTGCGCTGCTTATCATGCTGGGGATCCTGACCGTGAGCGCCGAAGGAATGTTGCGCCAGTGGATAGCAAAAAGGCGTCTGGGGAAATTGCGTTAA
- a CDS encoding ABC transporter permease subunit yields MSESLYCRTCAGVSRLRMSQSAGALMPLISRLLTLAAIVVLTGLLPWLSGGDPALSLLRARSGEQEATAETLSAIRQSLGLDNGPWFALTHWLNGLLHGDAGVSWVSGLPVLPGTLQATGVSITLMASSAGVAFTLALLLCAGTMLRGLQGRTPRPAGFTAALFTALPEFLLASVLLIVGAVWLSLFPPYGWQGWHYAVLPSLALGIPAGGYLGRIYSDALCETFKENWLTTWSVLGIKRRHTALAVVCRTLPGVMPLTGLVLVSLTGGAVAVEKVFAIPGLGRATLGAAAAGDLPALQTGILILLLLASLFGMLTGGVRIVLLGRAVRLNAVPVPVSSNRTEKSRPWIPLLCLLILVVMVCAGLPRDPLASDYLRLQPPSFALPFGADAMGRDLLARVAHGTLNTCFQALIVSLICLVAGVIAGAFPRAMTGPVEVANALPPVIAGLVVAALNGATAGGAIIAVTAVSWAPLAAHTAARVAEIRARPYMQMLPLSGVGAIRRHVFYVFPALAGPLLRHALLRLPGIALALASLGFLGLGAPPPVPEWGRVLAEGMPYIERAGWTVFAPAGALALLSVMAVTLSNVRWKNPARAR; encoded by the coding sequence ATGAGCGAATCTCTGTATTGCCGCACCTGCGCGGGTGTCAGCCGTCTGCGCATGAGCCAGTCCGCCGGAGCACTGATGCCACTGATTTCACGCCTGCTGACCCTGGCGGCGATAGTAGTGCTGACCGGTCTGCTGCCGTGGTTGTCCGGCGGTGATCCGGCGCTGTCATTACTGCGCGCGCGTTCCGGCGAGCAGGAAGCCACGGCAGAAACACTGTCGGCAATCCGCCAGTCGCTCGGGCTGGACAATGGGCCGTGGTTTGCGCTGACGCACTGGTTGAACGGTTTGCTGCACGGCGACGCCGGTGTGTCATGGGTTTCGGGATTGCCGGTTCTGCCCGGTACGTTGCAGGCAACCGGCGTTTCAATAACGCTGATGGCATCCTCCGCGGGCGTGGCCTTTACTCTCGCGCTGTTGTTGTGCGCCGGCACAATGTTGCGCGGATTACAGGGCAGAACGCCCCGCCCGGCGGGTTTTACCGCAGCGCTTTTCACCGCCCTGCCGGAGTTTTTACTGGCGTCAGTTCTGCTGATCGTCGGTGCGGTCTGGCTTTCCCTTTTTCCGCCTTATGGCTGGCAAGGCTGGCATTACGCAGTGCTGCCTTCGCTGGCACTGGGTATTCCGGCTGGCGGGTATCTCGGACGAATTTACTCTGATGCGCTCTGCGAAACCTTTAAAGAAAACTGGCTGACGACCTGGAGCGTGCTGGGTATTAAACGCCGTCATACCGCACTGGCCGTTGTCTGCCGGACGCTGCCCGGGGTAATGCCACTGACCGGGCTGGTGCTGGTTTCCCTGACCGGCGGCGCAGTGGCGGTTGAAAAGGTGTTCGCCATTCCGGGTCTCGGGCGCGCCACGCTGGGCGCAGCGGCTGCGGGTGATTTACCGGCCTTACAGACCGGAATTCTGATCCTGCTGTTACTGGCGTCTCTTTTTGGCATGTTAACCGGAGGGGTGCGGATCGTCTTGCTGGGGCGCGCCGTCAGGCTGAACGCGGTGCCGGTTCCGGTATCCTCCAATCGCACGGAAAAATCGCGCCCGTGGATCCCGCTGTTATGCCTGTTGATTCTGGTTGTAATGGTCTGCGCCGGTTTGCCACGCGACCCGCTGGCATCGGACTATTTACGGTTACAGCCGCCGTCTTTCGCCCTGCCTTTTGGCGCGGACGCGATGGGGCGCGACCTTCTCGCCCGTGTGGCGCACGGCACACTCAATACCTGTTTTCAGGCGCTGATAGTTTCGCTGATTTGTCTGGTCGCTGGGGTGATTGCCGGTGCGTTTCCCCGCGCAATGACCGGCCCTGTTGAAGTCGCCAATGCGCTGCCGCCGGTGATCGCCGGATTAGTGGTCGCTGCCCTTAACGGCGCTACGGCAGGAGGCGCCATCATTGCCGTCACCGCCGTCAGCTGGGCGCCGCTGGCAGCTCACACCGCCGCGCGGGTGGCGGAAATCCGCGCGCGTCCTTATATGCAGATGCTGCCCCTTTCCGGCGTCGGGGCTATTCGTCGTCATGTGTTTTATGTGTTTCCCGCCCTTGCCGGTCCGCTTCTGCGCCACGCATTACTGCGTTTACCCGGCATCGCGCTGGCGCTGGCGTCTCTGGGTTTTCTCGGGCTTGGCGCACCGCCGCCGGTGCCTGAATGGGGACGCGTGCTGGCCGAAGGCATGCCTTATATCGAGCGTGCGGGCTGGACGGTTTTCGCCCCGGCAGGCGCGCTGGCGTTACTGTCGGTGATGGCCGTAACCCTGAGCAATGTACGCTGGAAAAATCCGGCCCGTGCTCGCTGA
- a CDS encoding ABC transporter substrate-binding protein translates to MSLLRVSPLAGLLSAALLLTGCFNEADKTPQQSVDQRLRLAMLQPPRSGLTPLSDDAFKLSRWSTAETLVVLDKMGEAKPALATNWQQTGDNRWRFELRPEVKFHDGSALDAATVVNALTVAAQAAPKPRILDGVQLTAEADGQLAVIVTTAQPDPLLPQRLSSPQLAILSKKAYSADGTVNPRHTGSGPFELVQVNGTSSARLERFAGYWGKQAKASGIDVSFVPDGTARGAALRTGSADIVEAIPVSQAPLLDQRLIHEVPMPRTNTLYLNTKSGVMQDAALRAAVRDAINRQQLVDNVYEKRADVAQGLLGPALPWAAELRQPVSDPVTAAKPAGETITLATFSDRAELPEVAVYLAQQLTAAGFTVNQVVREYSQIESDALAGKFDAFILSRATVLDSGDPVAYMYSDFACKGSFNIAQLCRPEIDQALQKAAAIPAGNARREAIMRAENLILSTDAAIPILHERVIQGEAADIRDAVRDPRERTLINAATQRVSQAG, encoded by the coding sequence ATGTCTCTGTTACGTGTAAGCCCGCTGGCCGGGCTGCTTTCTGCTGCGCTATTACTGACCGGTTGCTTCAATGAAGCCGATAAAACTCCCCAACAAAGTGTCGATCAGCGCCTGCGGCTGGCGATGTTACAACCGCCACGTTCCGGCCTGACGCCGCTCAGCGACGATGCGTTTAAACTCTCGCGCTGGAGCACAGCAGAAACGCTGGTGGTGCTTGATAAAATGGGTGAAGCGAAACCGGCGCTGGCGACAAACTGGCAGCAAACCGGCGATAACCGCTGGCGGTTTGAGTTACGCCCGGAGGTAAAATTCCATGATGGCAGCGCGCTTGATGCCGCCACGGTGGTAAATGCGCTGACCGTCGCCGCACAAGCTGCGCCAAAACCACGCATTCTGGATGGCGTGCAACTGACCGCTGAAGCGGACGGTCAGCTGGCCGTTATCGTCACCACCGCGCAACCCGATCCGTTGTTGCCACAGCGACTTTCCAGCCCGCAGCTGGCCATCCTTTCAAAAAAAGCCTACAGCGCGGATGGCACGGTTAACCCGCGTCATACCGGTTCCGGCCCCTTTGAACTGGTGCAGGTCAACGGCACCAGCAGCGCCAGACTCGAGCGTTTCGCCGGTTACTGGGGGAAACAGGCTAAAGCCAGCGGCATCGACGTCAGTTTTGTGCCGGATGGCACCGCGCGGGGAGCAGCGTTACGTACCGGTTCAGCGGATATTGTGGAAGCTATTCCGGTTTCACAGGCACCGTTGCTCGACCAGCGTTTAATCCACGAAGTGCCCATGCCGCGCACCAACACGCTGTATCTCAATACGAAATCCGGCGTGATGCAGGATGCGGCATTGCGTGCCGCCGTGCGCGACGCGATTAACCGTCAGCAACTGGTGGATAACGTCTACGAAAAACGTGCCGACGTGGCGCAGGGTTTGCTCGGCCCGGCGCTGCCGTGGGCGGCAGAATTGCGCCAGCCGGTGAGCGATCCTGTTACTGCTGCTAAACCTGCCGGTGAAACCATCACATTAGCGACATTCAGTGACCGCGCCGAACTGCCGGAAGTGGCGGTGTATCTGGCGCAGCAGCTGACGGCGGCCGGTTTTACCGTCAATCAGGTGGTTCGCGAGTATTCACAAATCGAATCTGATGCGCTGGCAGGTAAGTTCGATGCGTTTATTTTATCGCGTGCGACAGTACTTGATTCCGGCGATCCGGTGGCCTACATGTACAGCGATTTCGCCTGCAAAGGTTCGTTTAACATCGCGCAACTTTGTCGCCCTGAAATCGACCAGGCGTTGCAAAAAGCCGCTGCCATTCCGGCAGGCAATGCGCGCCGTGAGGCCATTATGCGGGCTGAAAACCTGATCCTCTCAACTGATGCCGCCATTCCAATACTGCATGAACGAGTGATTCAGGGCGAAGCGGCTGATATTCGTGACGCCGTGCGCGACCCGCGTGAACGCACGCTAATCAACGCTGCTACACAGCGTGTGAGTCAGGCTGGCTGA